The following coding sequences are from one Streptomyces angustmyceticus window:
- a CDS encoding ABC transporter permease, whose translation MTAVAAAPAAPAARAGHLAGTGTLVRLALRRDRVLIPAWALTLGPVVAAMGASFEAVYGTAAERAHLAASMNANGSMRALYGPVLDDSLGGLVAWRMAGFGAVLAAVMSLLIVVRHTREEEETGRQELLSAGVAGRRAPLTAALLTALAADAGLAVVIAGGLAASGLPGAGSLALGTAIGGTGLVFAALAAVAAQLTESARLARGLTGAVLGLAFVLRAAGDAAGQEAVSPLTWASPIGWAENLRPYAGERWWAAPLFPAAAALAAGAAYALAARRDTGMSFLPARPGPARAPRSLNSAFGLARRLQRTTLLGWTLGFLCAGALFGQLAEGAADLVGGNRQTREIVERMGGQQGLTDAFLATMTGLLGMVAALYAAGAVLRLRGEETGGRAEPVLACAVGRLRWAAGHLAFAYGGTVVVLASGGLALGAGYGLAAHDLGGALGSVLAAALCQVPAVWTLTGLAVLVVGLVPRATGAVWALTGGCLALGWIGPALRLPAWAMDLSPYSHLPKLPGAEATAAPFVWLTALSAVLALGGLAGLRRRDLG comes from the coding sequence ATGACCGCCGTGGCCGCGGCGCCGGCCGCACCCGCCGCCCGCGCGGGCCATCTGGCGGGCACCGGCACCCTGGTGCGTCTCGCGCTGCGCCGCGACCGGGTGCTGATCCCGGCCTGGGCACTGACCCTCGGGCCGGTCGTCGCCGCCATGGGCGCGTCCTTCGAAGCGGTCTACGGCACCGCCGCCGAGCGCGCCCACCTGGCCGCCTCGATGAACGCCAACGGCTCGATGCGGGCGCTGTACGGACCGGTCCTCGACGACTCCCTCGGCGGCCTGGTCGCCTGGCGGATGGCCGGCTTCGGCGCCGTCCTCGCCGCGGTGATGAGCCTGCTGATCGTGGTCCGGCACACCCGCGAGGAGGAGGAGACGGGCCGTCAGGAGCTGCTGTCCGCCGGCGTGGCAGGCCGCCGCGCGCCGCTGACCGCGGCCCTGCTGACGGCCCTGGCCGCCGATGCCGGGCTCGCCGTCGTGATCGCGGGCGGTCTGGCCGCCTCCGGCCTGCCGGGCGCCGGCTCGCTCGCGCTGGGCACCGCCATCGGCGGCACCGGCCTGGTCTTCGCCGCACTGGCCGCCGTCGCCGCCCAGTTGACCGAGAGCGCCCGGCTCGCCAGGGGCCTGACCGGCGCGGTCCTCGGCCTCGCCTTCGTCCTGCGCGCCGCGGGCGACGCCGCCGGCCAGGAGGCGGTGTCCCCGCTCACCTGGGCCTCGCCGATCGGCTGGGCGGAGAACCTCCGGCCGTACGCGGGCGAACGCTGGTGGGCCGCCCCGCTCTTCCCGGCGGCGGCCGCCCTGGCCGCCGGCGCCGCCTACGCGCTGGCCGCCCGCCGCGACACCGGCATGAGCTTCCTGCCGGCCCGCCCCGGACCGGCGCGCGCGCCGCGCTCCTTGAACAGCGCCTTCGGTCTCGCCCGGCGGCTCCAGCGCACCACCCTGCTGGGCTGGACCCTCGGCTTCCTGTGCGCCGGCGCGCTCTTCGGCCAACTCGCCGAGGGCGCCGCCGATCTGGTCGGCGGCAACCGGCAGACCCGCGAGATCGTCGAGCGGATGGGCGGTCAGCAGGGCCTGACCGACGCCTTCCTGGCCACGATGACCGGCCTGCTCGGCATGGTCGCGGCGCTCTACGCGGCCGGGGCGGTGCTGCGGCTGCGCGGCGAGGAGACCGGCGGGCGCGCGGAGCCGGTGCTGGCCTGCGCGGTGGGGCGGCTGCGCTGGGCCGCCGGCCATCTGGCGTTCGCGTACGGGGGCACCGTCGTCGTCCTGGCCTCCGGCGGCCTGGCCCTGGGGGCCGGCTACGGCCTCGCGGCGCACGACCTCGGCGGCGCGCTCGGCTCGGTCCTGGCCGCGGCCCTCTGCCAGGTCCCGGCCGTGTGGACGCTCACCGGCCTGGCGGTCCTCGTCGTCGGCCTGGTACCCCGGGCCACCGGCGCGGTCTGGGCACTGACCGGCGGCTGCCTGGCCCTCGGCTGGATCGGCCCCGCCCTGCGGCTCCCCGCGTGGGCGATGGACCTCTCCCCGTACAGCCACCTCCCCAAGCTCCCCGGCGCCGAGGCCACCGCCGCCCCGTTCGTCTGGCTGACGGCCCTCTCCGCCGTCCTCGCGCTCGGGGGCCTGGCGGGGCTGCGCCGGCGCGATCTCGGCTGA
- a CDS encoding ABC transporter ATP-binding protein encodes MTTALSPAPAIRIDGLHKTFGRTHALDGLDLRVEAGEVHGFLGPNGAGKSTTIRVLLGLLRADGGTARLLGKDPWRDAVELHRRLAYVPGDVTLWRNLSGGEVIDLFGRLRGGLDAARRAELLERFELDPTKKGRTYSKGNRQKVALVAAFASAPEVELLVLDEPTSGLDPLMEEVFQSCVAEERDRGRTVLLSSHVLSEVEALCDRVSIIRKGRTVESGTLGELRHLTRTSVVAELAGPPGDLAALPGVHGLATGPIREGAGHRVELQVDTDRLDAVLRALTASGVRGLTSTPPTLEELFLRHYQDDARGTAAVAR; translated from the coding sequence ATGACCACGGCACTGTCTCCCGCTCCCGCGATCCGGATCGACGGCCTGCACAAGACCTTCGGCCGCACCCACGCGCTGGACGGCCTCGATCTGCGGGTCGAGGCCGGTGAGGTACACGGCTTCCTCGGACCCAACGGCGCCGGGAAGTCCACGACGATCCGCGTCCTGCTCGGCCTGCTGCGCGCCGACGGCGGCACCGCCCGGCTCCTGGGCAAGGACCCCTGGCGGGACGCGGTCGAGCTGCACCGCCGCCTCGCCTACGTCCCCGGGGACGTCACCCTGTGGCGCAACCTCTCGGGCGGCGAGGTCATCGACCTCTTCGGCCGGCTGCGCGGCGGGCTGGACGCCGCCCGGCGGGCCGAGCTCCTGGAGCGGTTCGAACTCGACCCCACCAAGAAGGGGCGGACCTACTCCAAGGGCAACCGGCAGAAGGTCGCCCTGGTCGCCGCCTTCGCCTCCGCCCCCGAGGTCGAACTGCTCGTCCTCGACGAGCCGACCTCCGGGCTGGACCCGCTGATGGAGGAGGTCTTCCAGAGCTGTGTCGCCGAGGAGCGCGACCGCGGCCGGACGGTGCTGCTCTCCAGCCATGTGCTGTCCGAGGTCGAGGCGCTCTGCGACCGCGTCAGCATCATCCGCAAGGGGCGGACCGTCGAATCCGGCACGCTGGGCGAGCTGCGGCACCTGACCCGCACCTCGGTCGTCGCCGAACTCGCGGGCCCGCCCGGCGACCTGGCCGCGCTCCCCGGCGTCCACGGCCTGGCCACCGGGCCGATCCGCGAAGGCGCGGGCCACCGCGTCGAGCTCCAGGTCGACACCGACCGGCTCGACGCCGTCCTGCGCGCGCTCACCGCCTCCGGCGTCCGCGGCCTCACCAGCACCCCGCCCACCCTGGAGGAGCTCTTCCTGCGCCACTACCAGGACGACGCCCGCGGCACCGCGGCGGTCGCGCGATGA
- a CDS encoding GbsR/MarR family transcriptional regulator, producing the protein MSEQQEQSATRTAPPPRDGHAAGRDDEAVSQFVERFAAQLVDAGMQRMSARVFACLLASDSGVLTSAELGERLQVSPAAVSGAIRYLSQVDMVSREREPGSRRDRYRVHSDQWYEALARRDNVLTRWEGTLREGVESLGEDSPAGRRMGETLVFFEFLQKELTGMLQRWREHRDQLRAELDAAGR; encoded by the coding sequence ATGAGCGAGCAGCAAGAGCAGAGCGCGACCCGGACCGCCCCACCACCCCGGGACGGGCACGCGGCCGGCCGCGACGACGAGGCGGTCTCGCAGTTCGTCGAACGGTTCGCCGCGCAGCTCGTCGACGCCGGGATGCAGCGGATGTCCGCCCGCGTCTTCGCCTGCCTGCTGGCCTCCGACTCCGGCGTGCTGACGTCCGCCGAACTCGGCGAGCGCCTCCAGGTCAGCCCCGCCGCGGTCTCCGGCGCGATCCGCTACCTCTCCCAGGTCGACATGGTCAGCCGGGAGCGCGAGCCGGGCTCCCGCCGCGACCGCTACCGCGTGCACAGCGACCAGTGGTACGAGGCCCTGGCGCGCCGGGACAACGTCCTCACCCGCTGGGAGGGCACCCTGCGCGAGGGCGTCGAGAGCCTCGGCGAGGACTCCCCGGCGGGCCGCCGGATGGGCGAGACGCTGGTCTTCTTCGAGTTCCTGCAGAAGGAGCTCACCGGGATGCTGCAGCGCTGGCGCGAGCACCGCGACCAGCTGCGGGCCGAGCTCGACGCCGCCGGGCGCTGA
- a CDS encoding diacylglycerol kinase catalytic domain-containing protein, with the protein MDSVRGHPLLVVIDPVARSTDGESVRIAKDVLCAGAGAKICLPDGPEEFARILARRGHRRPVVIGDDRALLRVVGLLHKERELAAVPLSMVPVGAPSAVALSRALGIPTDTVAAARTVLDGGERPRDLLTDDSDGIVLGALRIPCGSAPTRQGHGAYVPAAPAVAPAGPRDAAEGPDGPAGGPDGPRPWWQPAARTARTALSLLAAPATGLGGRRARVPGQRLRIEADGVLLADLDRPVRGVSVVPGGRAGADGPRPGAGDGGPLAEVVVHWPGGGRPVRTRARAVTVSGADFHYRADAVVGGPVRTRTWTLQPGAWRLQLPRG; encoded by the coding sequence GTGGACTCCGTTCGGGGGCACCCCCTGCTCGTGGTCATCGACCCGGTCGCCCGCAGCACGGACGGCGAGTCCGTGCGCATCGCGAAGGATGTCCTGTGCGCGGGCGCGGGGGCGAAGATCTGCCTGCCGGACGGGCCGGAGGAATTCGCGCGGATCCTGGCCCGGCGCGGCCACCGGCGCCCGGTGGTGATCGGAGACGACCGGGCGCTGCTGCGCGTGGTGGGCCTGCTGCACAAGGAACGCGAGCTGGCCGCGGTGCCGCTGTCGATGGTCCCGGTGGGCGCGCCGTCGGCCGTCGCGCTGAGCCGCGCCCTGGGCATCCCCACGGACACGGTCGCCGCCGCGCGCACCGTCCTGGACGGCGGCGAGCGCCCGCGGGACCTGCTCACCGACGACAGCGACGGCATCGTGCTGGGCGCGCTGCGGATCCCCTGCGGGAGCGCGCCGACCCGGCAGGGCCACGGCGCGTACGTGCCGGCGGCTCCCGCGGTGGCGCCGGCCGGCCCGCGGGACGCCGCGGAGGGGCCGGACGGCCCGGCGGGCGGCCCCGACGGGCCCCGGCCGTGGTGGCAGCCGGCCGCGCGGACCGCCCGCACCGCGCTGTCGCTGCTGGCCGCGCCGGCCACCGGGCTGGGCGGGCGGCGCGCACGGGTGCCGGGGCAGCGGCTGCGGATCGAGGCGGACGGGGTGCTGCTGGCGGATCTGGACCGGCCGGTGCGCGGGGTGTCGGTGGTGCCCGGCGGGCGGGCCGGGGCGGACGGGCCGCGGCCCGGGGCCGGGGACGGCGGGCCGCTGGCCGAGGTCGTGGTGCACTGGCCGGGCGGGGGCCGCCCGGTGCGGACCCGGGCGCGGGCGGTGACGGTGTCCGGCGCGGACTTCCACTACCGGGCGGACGCGGTGGTCGGCGGCCCGGTGCGGACCCGTACCTGGACCCTGCAGCCGGGCGCCTGGCGGCTCCAGCTGCCGCGGGGATGA